The following proteins are co-located in the Silene latifolia isolate original U9 population chromosome 1, ASM4854445v1, whole genome shotgun sequence genome:
- the LOC141643658 gene encoding uncharacterized protein LOC141643658: MSESVPIRDYRALKHIVNSSVQRPRIQDNNFEIKNALLNLVQDNQFWGGPLENPNDHLNDFLDNCDMYKMNGISDDAVRLRLFPRSLRGAAKDWLKNCDPDSFKTWDELSSAFLKKYFPPSRTAKVKSELQGFTQEEDETLYEAWERYKRLQRLCPHHGISEPELINNFYKGLTQDLRLFLDSGSGKGALDILGHNSAKELIEEMASRTMDWNNERRRRKGKGKDSNAVLNVEVKSMLEDLTQQVALLNSNKPFNPNMRQVLSCEICGEEGHTPINCPLIQNFHVQQNQKPSWEQAFEQLVIANQKSGSKLDNHIAFQSHVNDEITASQRATETHVAQISQQLSQMAQNSGKFPGNTVKPKQMNAVFLRSGRQLEEVVKTPKLKSKRDSSGSMKEQPVEVEVEVEKSKEVEMVDPPKEVEPVPSKVKKLTPPLREYVEPIPFPQRLVRPRLEKKYEKLIDILKGMNVTIPFLDMITEILN, encoded by the coding sequence ATGAGTGAATCGGTTCCGATTAGGGACTACAGGGCCCTAAAGCATATTGTGAATTCTAGTGTTCAAAGGCCTAGGATCCAAGACAACAATTTTGAAATTAAGAATGCTTTGCTTAACCTAGTGCAAGATAACCAATTTTGGGGAGGTCCCTTGGAGAACCCTAATGACCATCTCAATGATTTTCTTGACAATTGTGACATGTATAAGATGAATGGGATATCCGATGATGCAGTCCGTCTAAGGTTGTTCCCTAGATCACTAAGGGGAGCGGCTAAGGATTGGCTAAAGAATTGTGATCCCGACTCTTTCAAGACTTGGGATGAGCTCTCCTCGGCCTTCTTGAAAAAATACTTTCCTCCTTCAAGAACGGCTAAGGTAAAGAGTGAGTTGCAAGGGTTCACTCAAGAGGAAGATGAGACTTTGTacgaggcttgggagaggtacaagagACTCCAACGGTTATGCCCTCACCATGGCATATCCGAGCCCGAGTTGATCAATAATTTCTACAAAGGTTTGACACAAGACCTACGGCTATTTCTTGATTCGGGTTCGGGTAAGGGAGCCTTAGATATCTTGGGTCACAATTCGGCAAAAGAGTTGATTGAAGAGATGGCCTCAAGGACAATGGATTGGAACAATGAAAGACGAAGAAGAAAGGGTAAGGGTAAAGACTCTAATGCGGTGCTCAATGTGGAAGTGAAGAGTATGCTTGAGGACCTCACTCAACAAGTAGCATTATTGAACTCCAACAAGCCCTTCAACCCCAACATGAGGCAAGTGTTATCTTGTGAGATTTGTGGTGAAGAAGGACATACCCCAATTAATTGTCCTTTGATCCAAAATTTTCACGTCcaacaaaatcaaaaaccatcTTGGGAGCAAGCCTTTGAGCAATTGGTGATtgccaaccaaaaatccggttccAAACTTGACAACCACATTGCTTTTCAAAGTCATGTTAATGATGAGATTACAGCTTCTCAAAGGGCCACGGAAACTCATGTTGCTCAAATTTCACAACAATTGAGTCAAATGGCTCAAAATTCGGGCAAGTTTCCGGGAAACACGGTGAAGCCAAAGCAAATGAATGCGGTATTCTTGAGAAGTGGAAGGCAATTGGAGGAGGTTGTGAAGACTCCAAAGTTGAAAAGTAAGAGGGATTCTAGTGGATCAATGAAAGAGCAACCAGTTGAAGTTGAAGTTGAAGTGGAAAAATCAAAAGAAGTAGAAATGGTAGACCCACCAAAGGAAGTTGAACCGGTTCCATCAAAAGTCAAAAAACTTACTCCACCTCTAAGGGAGTATGTTGAACCAATTCCCTTTCCACAAAGGCTTGTAAGGCCAAGACTTGAGAAGAAATATGAGAAGCTCattgatattttgaagggtatgAATGTCACCATACCATTTCTTGACATGATCACCGAAATCCTTAACTAA